One part of the Mycobacterium marinum genome encodes these proteins:
- a CDS encoding LLM class flavin-dependent oxidoreductase yields the protein MHENTSNPPQHGGPQFGLILALMTQGLAISDYPDLVQVSTLAESYGFDSVWLCDHFLTLSPDDYVAQAGISGEHERHDGRDRPATMPLLEAWTALSALARDTTYIRLGTSVLCNSYRHPAVLAKMAATLDIISEGRLDLGLGAGWFEREFTAYGIPFLPVGDRVTGLGEALEVITAIWTQPDPVYSGRFYTLDGAICDPPPVQTPHPPLWVGGEGDRVHRIAARSAQGINVRWWSPQKVKQRKDFLARACATAQRDPTTLRFSVTALLAPTESAEQEAQIRTEFSAVPYDGLIVGPADRCIERINEYYESGVDTFLFTIPDVARSDLIHTVGQEVLPAFD from the coding sequence GTGCACGAAAACACCAGCAACCCGCCACAACACGGCGGCCCCCAGTTCGGGCTGATCCTTGCGCTGATGACCCAGGGACTGGCGATCAGCGACTATCCCGACTTGGTCCAGGTATCCACCCTCGCCGAAAGCTACGGCTTCGATTCCGTCTGGCTCTGCGATCACTTTTTGACCCTGAGTCCCGACGACTACGTCGCGCAGGCCGGCATCAGCGGCGAGCACGAGCGCCACGACGGGCGAGACCGGCCCGCGACGATGCCGTTGCTCGAAGCATGGACAGCGCTTAGCGCACTGGCCCGCGATACCACCTACATCCGCCTGGGAACCAGCGTGCTGTGCAACTCCTACCGCCATCCGGCGGTGCTGGCCAAGATGGCCGCCACGCTCGACATCATCTCCGAGGGGCGCCTGGACCTCGGCCTGGGCGCCGGCTGGTTCGAGCGCGAATTCACCGCCTACGGAATCCCGTTCTTGCCCGTCGGGGACCGCGTCACCGGTCTGGGCGAGGCGCTAGAGGTCATCACAGCGATCTGGACGCAGCCCGATCCGGTGTACTCCGGGCGGTTCTACACCCTCGACGGCGCGATCTGTGACCCACCGCCGGTGCAGACCCCACATCCACCGCTGTGGGTCGGAGGTGAAGGCGACCGGGTGCACCGCATCGCCGCCCGCTCTGCGCAGGGAATCAACGTGCGGTGGTGGTCGCCGCAGAAAGTCAAGCAGCGCAAAGACTTTCTGGCCCGGGCCTGCGCCACGGCGCAACGCGACCCCACGACGTTGCGGTTCTCGGTGACCGCCCTGCTCGCGCCGACCGAATCCGCCGAGCAGGAAGCCCAGATCAGGACAGAATTCTCGGCGGTTCCCTACGACGGTCTCATCGTCGGCCCCGCGGATAGGTGCATCGAGCGAATCAACGAGTACTACGAGTCCGGGGTGGACACCTTCCTGTTCACCATTCCAGATGTCGCACGGTCGGACTTGATTCATACCGTTGGCCAAGAGGTTCTTCCGGCGTTCGACTAA
- a CDS encoding GntR family transcriptional regulator: MTSDKDSPLHDLADADLRVTRGSVPASVQLAELLRTQILERALSPGSRLPTEQELIARSGVSRSTVRAAVGILEDEGWLVRRQGLGTFVAEPVKQDLESGVRTITEVLLSRGVTPRVEVLSHAVVAAPQSVGAALGRSEVLRIQRRYSESDQPLAIVTCYLPADLPHDAVEPLLCATSATATTYTMWEQRLGVRISSATHEIQAAGASPEIAAALGLSEGAPVLVLRRTSYTDGDKPLEVVLFHHRPERYEFCVTLPRTMPGQRAGMTER; this comes from the coding sequence ATGACGTCCGATAAAGATTCCCCCCTACACGATCTCGCCGATGCCGACCTGCGGGTCACCCGTGGCAGCGTGCCGGCGAGTGTCCAGCTTGCGGAGTTGTTGAGGACGCAGATCCTGGAACGGGCGCTGTCCCCCGGCAGCCGGCTGCCGACTGAGCAAGAGTTGATCGCACGTTCGGGTGTTAGCAGGTCGACCGTGCGCGCCGCGGTTGGAATTCTCGAGGACGAGGGCTGGTTGGTCCGCCGTCAGGGGTTGGGGACGTTCGTCGCCGAGCCGGTGAAACAGGACTTGGAGTCCGGTGTCCGAACGATCACCGAGGTGCTGCTGAGTCGGGGAGTGACGCCCCGCGTCGAGGTGTTGTCCCATGCGGTCGTCGCGGCGCCCCAGTCGGTGGGTGCCGCCCTGGGGCGCTCGGAAGTGCTGCGGATTCAGCGTCGCTATAGCGAATCCGATCAACCGCTGGCGATCGTGACCTGCTACCTACCGGCGGATTTGCCCCACGACGCCGTCGAACCGCTGCTCTGCGCCACATCGGCGACCGCGACCACCTACACGATGTGGGAACAACGACTCGGCGTGCGCATCAGCTCGGCCACCCATGAGATTCAGGCGGCCGGAGCCTCCCCGGAAATCGCAGCGGCACTGGGCTTGTCGGAAGGCGCACCCGTTCTGGTACTGCGGCGCACGAGTTACACCGATGGGGACAAGCCGCTGGAGGTGGTGCTCTTCCACCATCGCCCCGAGCGATACGAATTCTGCGTCACCCTGCCTCGGACGATGCCGGGACAGCGAGCCGGGATGACCGAAAGGTAG
- the idsB gene encoding geranylgeranyl diphosphate synthase IdsB, producing the protein MTADGTCRGDVPAEVVELFLSSARAACDPVLRRAVESMPEPLATMAGYHLGWWDADRSPLAGSSGTFIRAALVWAAAAACGGDTGDAAPIAAAVELVHSGTLLHDDVMASDAARGGIPTVWSVWGVDNAILLGNAFQTAAIWILTGLGDPSVAVRAVIRLETSCLDLCIERFEDCAFECGQAGAADSYERMAAGKAAALIGCCCGLGALAADAGDATIVALERFGRELGLALQCVNDLDRRNATLTVAAALNSRSELAIEPAVLCQSSTSTKTIDIDRAATLVDVAAGRHVVRRCADQRIQAAVGALPDAVRSRDLTVLSQLICHRER; encoded by the coding sequence TTGACCGCGGACGGGACTTGTCGGGGTGATGTACCCGCCGAGGTTGTAGAACTTTTCTTGAGCAGTGCTCGAGCCGCGTGTGATCCGGTGTTGCGCAGGGCCGTCGAGTCGATGCCGGAGCCGTTGGCGACGATGGCCGGATATCATCTTGGCTGGTGGGATGCCGATAGGTCCCCGTTAGCAGGATCATCGGGCACATTCATTCGCGCCGCCCTGGTCTGGGCGGCCGCCGCTGCCTGCGGTGGTGATACTGGCGATGCGGCGCCGATCGCGGCGGCGGTGGAGTTGGTGCACAGCGGCACGTTGCTCCATGACGACGTGATGGCTTCGGATGCGGCACGCGGGGGAATTCCCACGGTGTGGAGTGTCTGGGGCGTCGACAACGCGATCTTGCTGGGCAATGCGTTCCAAACTGCTGCTATTTGGATACTGACCGGCTTGGGCGACCCGTCGGTGGCCGTCCGGGCGGTCATACGGTTGGAGACGTCGTGCCTGGACTTGTGCATCGAACGGTTCGAGGATTGCGCATTCGAATGCGGCCAGGCAGGCGCGGCCGACAGTTATGAGCGGATGGCCGCAGGCAAGGCGGCGGCTCTAATCGGTTGTTGTTGCGGGCTAGGCGCTTTGGCCGCCGATGCCGGCGATGCCACGATTGTGGCGTTGGAACGGTTCGGCCGTGAACTGGGTCTCGCACTGCAATGCGTCAACGACCTTGACCGGCGTAACGCGACGCTGACGGTTGCGGCCGCACTGAACTCACGATCCGAATTGGCCATCGAACCCGCGGTGCTCTGCCAATCCAGCACCTCCACGAAAACCATCGACATCGATCGCGCCGCAACTCTTGTCGATGTCGCAGCGGGACGACACGTCGTGCGGCGATGCGCCGACCAACGCATCCAAGCGGCTGTCGGGGCACTACCCGATGCCGTGCGATCCCGCGATCTGACCGTCTTGTCACAACTGATCTGCCACCGGGAGCGCTGA
- a CDS encoding IS3 family transposase (programmed frameshift) — MSKPYPQEFRDDVVRVARNRDPEVPLEQIASDFGIHYTTLYGWLKKADVDDGKRAGTTTSESAELREARKRIRLLEQENEVLRRAAAYLSQAHLPKMIYPLVRELAADGIPVTVTCRVLNIARAPYYRWLDQPVTDTEWNRAHLANALFDAHRDDPEFGYRFLADEAKAAGFCVAERTVWRICSANGWFSVFGKKKRGKKAKVGAPTHDDLVRRDFTAAGPNQLWLSDITEHPTREGKLYLCAIKDVWSNRIVGYSMAERMESSIAVAALDSAVARRAAKVAGCVLHSDRGSQFRSRKLQQSLFRHRMLASMGQVGSAGDNAAMESFFSLLQKNVLNRRTWDTREQLRIAIITWIERTYHRRRRQTALGRLTPIEFETIMTQTAEQAA; from the exons GTGTCTAAGCCGTACCCTCAGGAGTTCCGCGACGACGTTGTCCGGGTCGCCCGCAACCGTGATCCCGAGGTTCCGTTGGAGCAGATTGCCTCGGATTTCGGGATCCACTACACGACGCTGTACGGGTGGCTGAAGAAGGCCGATGTCGACGACGGTAAGCGGGCCGGGACGACCACCAGCGAATCAGCCGAACTGCGGGAAGCGCGTAAGCGAATTCGTTTGCTAGAGCAGGAAAATGAAGTGCTGCGCCGGGCGGCGGCCTATCTCTCGCAGGCGCATCTTCCG AAAATGATCTACCCGCTCGTCCGTGAGTTGGCCGCCGACGGTATCCCCGTCACGGTGACGTGCCGGGTCCTCAACATCGCTCGCGCGCCCTACTACCGCTGGCTCGACCAACCCGTGACCGACACCGAGTGGAACCGGGCGCATCTGGCCAACGCCCTGTTCGACGCCCACCGCGACGACCCGGAATTCGGCTACCGGTTTCTGGCCGATGAAGCCAAGGCCGCCGGGTTCTGTGTAGCGGAGCGCACGGTGTGGCGGATCTGCAGCGCCAACGGCTGGTTCAGCGTCTTCGGCAAGAAGAAACGCGGGAAGAAGGCCAAAGTGGGGGCTCCGACGCATGACGATCTCGTGCGCCGGGACTTCACCGCCGCGGGCCCCAACCAGCTGTGGCTGTCCGACATCACCGAGCACCCGACCCGGGAAGGCAAGCTCTACCTGTGCGCGATCAAGGACGTGTGGTCCAACCGCATCGTCGGCTATTCGATGGCTGAGCGGATGGAATCCTCCATCGCTGTTGCCGCACTCGATTCCGCGGTTGCTCGCCGCGCCGCGAAGGTGGCCGGCTGTGTGCTACACAGCGACCGCGGTAGTCAATTTCGGTCAAGGAAGTTGCAGCAGAGCCTGTTTCGTCACCGCATGCTTGCCTCGATGGGCCAAGTAGGCTCGGCCGGCGACAACGCCGCCATGGAGTCCTTCTTCTCGCTGCTGCAGAAAAACGTCCTGAACCGCCGAACCTGGGACACCCGCGAACAGCTGAGGATCGCGATCATCACCTGGATCGAACGCACCTACCATCGTCGTCGCCGTCAGACAGCACTCGGCCGATTGACGCCCATCGAATTCGAGACCATCATGACCCAGACCGCCGAACAGGCGGCCTAA